Proteins encoded within one genomic window of Rossellomorea vietnamensis:
- a CDS encoding type 1 glutamine amidotransferase domain-containing protein, whose protein sequence is MKLVGKKVIQLVSADFEDLELWYPVLRLREEGATVHIVGEKGNEEYIGKYGVPIVSEYAFKDINPEDYDAILVPGGWSPDKLRRYEEVIAMVKSMDERKKPIGQICHAGWVLISAKILQGVKVTSTPGIKDDMENAGAIWMNEPVVTDGHIVSSRRPPDLPDYMREFIDTLAK, encoded by the coding sequence ATGAAGTTAGTCGGAAAAAAAGTCATCCAATTGGTCAGTGCAGACTTCGAAGACCTGGAGCTGTGGTATCCGGTCCTGCGTCTGCGGGAAGAGGGGGCGACGGTTCATATTGTCGGAGAAAAGGGCAATGAGGAGTATATCGGGAAATATGGAGTGCCGATTGTTTCTGAATATGCATTTAAAGACATAAACCCGGAGGACTATGATGCCATTCTTGTTCCGGGAGGCTGGTCCCCGGATAAGCTTCGTCGGTATGAAGAGGTCATTGCCATGGTGAAATCCATGGATGAACGTAAGAAACCAATCGGCCAAATCTGCCATGCAGGATGGGTCTTGATTTCAGCGAAGATTCTTCAGGGTGTAAAAGTCACAAGCACACCTGGAATAAAGGACGACATGGAAAATGCAGGGGCTATCTGGATGAATGAACCGGTCGTGACAGACGGCCATATCGTTTCCAGTCGAAGACCACCTGATCTGCCTGATTATATGAGAGAATTCATTGACACGCTGGCTAAATAA
- a CDS encoding sulfurtransferase TusA family protein, producing the protein MNTIESNFVLDAKGLACPMPIVKTKKAMNNLEAGHVIEIQATDKGSKADLQAWAKSSGHEYLGTIEEGDVLKHFVRKSSGEEAVERKHEAVTDNATLAGKLSDENVIVLDVREKAEYAFNHIPGAVSIPLGELENRVNELNKDKEVYVVCRTGNRSDMAAQLLDEKGFANVFNVVPGMSDWSGDLESDIK; encoded by the coding sequence ATGAACACCATTGAATCAAACTTTGTATTAGACGCAAAGGGACTTGCTTGTCCCATGCCGATTGTAAAAACAAAAAAAGCGATGAATAACCTGGAAGCAGGGCATGTGATTGAAATTCAGGCTACCGATAAAGGATCAAAGGCGGATCTTCAAGCATGGGCAAAGAGTTCCGGTCATGAGTATTTAGGCACCATCGAAGAAGGGGATGTCCTTAAGCATTTCGTCCGAAAATCAAGCGGTGAAGAGGCAGTTGAGCGTAAACACGAGGCTGTTACAGACAACGCCACACTGGCAGGGAAATTAAGCGATGAAAATGTGATCGTTCTGGATGTCCGTGAAAAAGCGGAATATGCCTTTAATCATATTCCAGGGGCTGTTTCGATACCCCTTGGGGAACTTGAAAACCGTGTCAATGAATTGAATAAAGACAAAGAAGTTTATGTTGTATGCCGTACAGGAAACAGAAGTGACATGGCAGCTCAACTATTAGATGAAAAAGGATTTGCGAATGTATTCAATGTGGTTCCGGGTATGAGCGATTGGTCTGGGGACTTGGAGTCGGATATTAAATAA
- a CDS encoding phage holin family protein, translating into MIENLLSGISIDPQVTVLVPVLWVLGYALKRTPHIPDWLIIWILLLVGVGASGWTLGFDFNGIANGFIATGAAITTHQSVKQTFFERVNDRNKRDKKK; encoded by the coding sequence ATGATTGAAAACTTATTAAGCGGCATTTCCATTGATCCTCAAGTCACCGTGCTCGTTCCCGTGTTATGGGTACTTGGGTATGCTTTGAAGCGGACCCCCCATATCCCGGACTGGCTCATCATCTGGATTCTTTTACTGGTGGGTGTTGGAGCGAGCGGATGGACGTTAGGATTTGACTTTAACGGGATCGCAAATGGATTTATCGCAACGGGGGCTGCCATCACCACCCATCAATCAGTCAAACAGACCTTTTTCGAAAGGGTGAATGATCGAAATAAGAGAGACAAGAAGAAATAA
- a CDS encoding sulfurtransferase TusA family protein: MNADKVLDAKGLACPMPIVKTRKAIKEIESGQILEVQTTDKGAKSDLTAWAKSTGHELLDSNEENDVFTFWIKKG, encoded by the coding sequence ATGAACGCAGATAAAGTATTAGATGCAAAGGGACTTGCTTGTCCGATGCCAATCGTAAAAACCCGAAAGGCTATTAAAGAAATCGAATCCGGCCAAATCCTGGAGGTTCAAACAACAGATAAAGGTGCAAAAAGTGACCTTACAGCATGGGCTAAATCGACTGGACATGAATTACTCGATTCGAATGAAGAAAATGATGTATTTACATTTTGGATAAAAAAAGGCTAA
- a CDS encoding response regulator transcription factor, whose protein sequence is MKKWNVLIVDDEPEMRQLISLYLNRENYFCIEAENGLAALDQLNKTHVDLMIVDIMMPFMDGFRLLEEVRENSQIPFIFLSAKGDDLDKVKGLKLGSDDYMVKPFNADELVARIETILRRSYGVQTRSMVERFGPVTFNLASRTVSVGDHTPRLTLKEYELFLFLARNQGRVYKRDQLLDQVWGRDYEGSDRTVDTHIKTLRLKLKNYGPLIETVWGLGYKYEGSL, encoded by the coding sequence ATGAAAAAATGGAATGTACTGATTGTAGATGATGAACCGGAAATGAGACAGCTGATCTCACTGTATTTAAACAGGGAGAATTATTTCTGTATTGAAGCCGAAAACGGTTTGGCTGCTCTTGATCAATTGAATAAAACACATGTCGATCTGATGATCGTGGATATAATGATGCCGTTCATGGATGGTTTCCGATTGCTGGAAGAAGTAAGGGAGAATAGTCAAATCCCCTTTATCTTCCTATCTGCCAAGGGGGATGACCTGGACAAGGTAAAGGGTCTTAAACTTGGTAGTGATGATTATATGGTTAAACCCTTCAACGCTGATGAGCTTGTGGCGCGCATTGAAACCATTCTAAGAAGATCATATGGTGTACAGACACGTTCCATGGTCGAAAGGTTTGGGCCTGTTACATTTAATTTGGCATCCAGGACCGTGTCCGTCGGTGATCATACTCCCCGTTTGACTTTAAAGGAATATGAACTTTTCTTATTTCTCGCACGGAATCAGGGACGGGTATATAAAAGGGATCAACTTCTAGATCAAGTATGGGGAAGAGATTACGAAGGAAGTGATCGAACGGTTGATACCCATATAAAAACTTTGCGGCTGAAATTAAAAAATTACGGGCCGTTGATCGAGACGGTATGGGGACTTGGTTATAAATATGAGGGATCTCTTTGA
- a CDS encoding sulfite exporter TauE/SafE family protein, whose protein sequence is MDLAFILTIFLIGFVGSYISGMVGIGGSIIKYPMLLYIPPLLGVATFSAHEVSGISAVQVFFATLGGVWAYRKGGYLNKSLITYMGVSILIGSFIGGYGSKFMSEAGINIVYGILALIAAIMMFIPKKGIDDVKLEDVSFNKWLAAILALIVGVGAGIVGAAGAFLLVPIMLVVLKIPTRMTIASSLAITLISSIGSTVGKITTGQVDYLPAMIMVVASLIASPLGAMAGKKMNTKILQMILALLILGTAIKIWIDIL, encoded by the coding sequence ATGGATTTGGCATTTATTTTAACTATATTTCTAATCGGCTTCGTCGGTTCTTATATATCAGGAATGGTTGGGATCGGAGGAAGTATCATTAAATATCCAATGCTCTTATATATTCCGCCTTTGTTGGGAGTAGCTACATTTTCCGCTCATGAAGTTTCCGGCATCAGTGCCGTTCAAGTATTCTTTGCAACGCTTGGCGGAGTGTGGGCATACCGAAAAGGGGGCTACCTGAATAAATCACTCATTACGTATATGGGGGTAAGTATATTAATCGGTAGTTTCATTGGTGGGTATGGCTCGAAATTCATGAGTGAAGCGGGAATTAACATCGTGTATGGAATTCTTGCTCTTATTGCAGCCATCATGATGTTCATTCCTAAAAAAGGGATAGATGATGTGAAGCTGGAAGATGTTTCTTTTAATAAATGGCTCGCTGCCATACTAGCCCTCATCGTGGGAGTGGGTGCAGGTATTGTAGGTGCAGCAGGTGCCTTTCTATTAGTTCCCATCATGCTTGTTGTGCTGAAAATACCGACGAGAATGACGATTGCTTCCTCTCTTGCCATTACGTTGATTTCTTCCATCGGGTCGACTGTTGGAAAAATCACCACCGGGCAAGTGGATTACCTGCCAGCCATGATCATGGTAGTGGCAAGTCTGATTGCCTCTCCACTTGGAGCGATGGCAGGGAAGAAAATGAACACCAAGATTCTTCAAATGATATTAGCATTATTGATATTAGGAACGGCTATTAAGATCTGGATTGATATCCTATAG
- a CDS encoding MBL fold metallo-hydrolase — MAVTPMKSKEVAQKVMKKEELFILDVRNVDAFEDWKIEGENIEYLNIPYFDLLDGVEEILDKLPVDKDILVVCAKEGSSIMVAEMLSDEGKDVSYLEGGMKAWSEHLEPVKVGDLSNGGELYQFVRLGKGCLSYMVVSNGEAAIVDATRMADVFIDFAKAKNVKITNVFDTHLHADHISGGRTIAERTGATYWLPSKDAEEVTFEYAALEDGNKVQIGNTTIDINALYSPGHTIGSTSFVIDEKYLLSGDILFIDSIGRPDLAGKAEDWVGDLRESLYKRYKDLSMDLTVLPAHFMIIEELNDDGSVGEKLGTLYAKNHGLNIESEDEFRSLVSENLPPQPNAYQEIRETNMGKVTPDEEKQREMEIGPNRCAVR; from the coding sequence ATGGCTGTAACACCAATGAAATCAAAAGAAGTAGCACAAAAAGTAATGAAAAAAGAAGAATTATTCATCTTAGATGTTCGTAACGTGGATGCATTTGAAGATTGGAAAATCGAAGGTGAAAACATTGAATATTTGAATATTCCCTATTTCGACCTTTTAGACGGCGTGGAAGAAATCCTGGATAAACTGCCTGTAGATAAAGATATTCTAGTGGTCTGTGCTAAAGAAGGCTCTTCCATCATGGTTGCAGAAATGCTTTCAGATGAGGGGAAGGACGTGTCCTATCTGGAGGGTGGCATGAAGGCTTGGAGTGAACATTTAGAGCCGGTTAAGGTAGGGGACCTATCGAACGGTGGAGAGCTTTATCAATTTGTGCGCCTGGGTAAAGGCTGTCTTTCCTATATGGTCGTATCAAATGGTGAAGCCGCGATTGTGGATGCCACACGTATGGCCGATGTGTTCATCGATTTCGCTAAAGCAAAAAATGTAAAGATCACAAATGTATTCGATACACACTTACATGCGGATCATATTTCTGGTGGGCGTACCATTGCAGAAAGAACCGGAGCAACGTATTGGTTACCATCCAAAGATGCTGAAGAGGTAACATTTGAATATGCGGCACTGGAAGATGGAAATAAAGTACAGATCGGAAATACAACCATCGATATTAATGCTCTATACTCACCAGGGCATACAATTGGTTCTACCTCATTCGTGATTGATGAGAAATACCTATTATCAGGTGACATTTTGTTTATTGATAGTATCGGACGCCCTGATCTTGCAGGAAAAGCAGAAGATTGGGTAGGGGACTTAAGAGAGAGTCTGTACAAACGATACAAAGACCTTTCCATGGATCTGACCGTTTTACCCGCTCACTTCATGATTATTGAAGAATTAAATGATGACGGTTCTGTAGGTGAGAAACTTGGCACATTATATGCCAAGAATCATGGACTGAACATTGAGAGCGAAGATGAATTCAGAAGTCTTGTTTCTGAAAATCTGCCTCCACAACCGAATGCTTATCAGGAAATACGTGAAACCAATATGGGAAAAGTGACGCCGGATGAAGAAAAACAGCGGGAGATGGAAATCGGACCAAATCGCTGTGCTGTTCGATAA
- a CDS encoding NAD(P)-dependent oxidoreductase, whose translation MKRLTKETVIGFIGTGVMGKSMAGHILEAGFPLVIYNRTKHKASDLIDRGAKWADTPKELAEASDLVITIVGYPSDVEELYLGEDGILHHLRQGSVAIDMTTSSPALADAIFKSGKEKGISILDAPVSGGDIGAEEARLSIMVGGEENTFNLVKPLLELLGTNVVYQGKPGAGQHTKMCNQITIASNMMGVSEALLYAKKSGLDPDTVLKSITSGAAGSWSLSNLVPRMIEQDYAPGFYVKHFIKDLKIALHSAKEMELRTPGLELALSLYEQLAAEGEENSGTQALIKLLEA comes from the coding sequence ATGAAAAGACTGACGAAAGAGACGGTCATCGGATTTATTGGAACAGGAGTAATGGGAAAAAGTATGGCTGGTCATATTCTGGAGGCAGGATTTCCGCTTGTTATTTATAACCGCACAAAACATAAAGCCTCGGATCTCATAGATCGTGGTGCAAAATGGGCAGACACACCAAAGGAGCTTGCTGAAGCTTCAGATCTCGTTATCACGATTGTTGGTTACCCTTCTGATGTTGAAGAACTGTACCTTGGTGAGGACGGCATACTGCACCATTTAAGACAGGGATCGGTTGCCATTGATATGACCACTTCTTCACCGGCACTCGCAGATGCAATCTTTAAATCGGGAAAGGAGAAGGGTATATCGATATTGGATGCTCCCGTTTCGGGAGGGGATATCGGAGCTGAAGAAGCAAGGCTTTCCATTATGGTGGGAGGGGAAGAAAACACGTTCAATCTGGTAAAACCACTTTTGGAACTCCTGGGTACGAATGTTGTCTATCAAGGAAAACCAGGAGCGGGTCAGCATACGAAGATGTGTAACCAAATCACCATTGCTTCGAACATGATGGGAGTAAGTGAAGCATTACTTTACGCAAAGAAATCCGGCTTGGACCCAGACACTGTACTGAAAAGCATTACATCAGGGGCAGCGGGCAGCTGGTCCCTCAGTAACCTGGTTCCCCGCATGATCGAGCAGGATTATGCTCCAGGGTTTTACGTTAAACATTTTATCAAGGACCTTAAGATTGCCCTTCATTCAGCAAAAGAGATGGAACTCCGGACACCTGGTCTTGAACTTGCTCTCTCATTATATGAGCAGCTTGCTGCAGAAGGCGAAGAAAATAGTGGCACTCAAGCATTAATCAAACTATTGGAAGCTTAA
- a CDS encoding MBL fold metallo-hydrolase, with product MTTSVKNLTAGELTQKIMNGDRMFILDVRPKDAFDDWKVEGKNVKIINKPFSELKDNLESVQSILPDNEAIYVICAKGNSSTKTAEMLAGAGMNNIYSVEGGMQAWSEYLEPVKIGDVSGGVLYQFIRIGKGCLSYAIVSKGEVAFIDPSCLIEPYKKFIQHHDLSVIAVLDTHLHADHISGGRSLSNEFDAPYYLPPKDAEEVQYTYKEVKDETGIKVGDTMIEAVYSPGHTIGSTSFIVDRHYLLTGDILFIDSIGRPDLAGKAEDWVGDLRETLYSRYKNLNDDLIVLPAHYMTINEMNDDGSISHRLRDLYEENHGLNIEDEEEFRKTVTENLPPQPNSYQKIRETNMGKINPDEDAKREMETGPNRCAVR from the coding sequence ATGACAACTTCAGTAAAGAATTTGACAGCAGGGGAACTTACCCAAAAAATCATGAATGGAGACAGAATGTTCATTTTGGATGTTCGTCCCAAGGACGCATTTGACGATTGGAAAGTGGAAGGGAAAAACGTGAAGATCATCAACAAACCCTTTTCAGAGTTGAAGGACAATCTTGAATCGGTTCAATCCATTTTACCAGACAATGAAGCCATTTATGTCATTTGTGCAAAAGGGAATTCTTCGACTAAAACGGCTGAGATGCTTGCCGGTGCAGGAATGAATAATATCTATTCCGTTGAAGGTGGAATGCAGGCATGGAGCGAATACCTTGAACCAGTAAAAATCGGTGATGTGTCTGGTGGTGTCCTTTATCAATTCATACGGATAGGGAAAGGGTGCTTATCTTATGCGATTGTATCCAAAGGCGAGGTTGCTTTCATTGATCCCAGCTGCCTGATAGAGCCCTATAAGAAGTTCATTCAACATCACGATCTATCAGTAATAGCAGTACTGGATACCCATCTCCATGCAGATCACATTTCCGGTGGCCGATCTTTAAGTAACGAATTTGATGCACCATATTATTTGCCACCGAAAGATGCAGAAGAAGTCCAGTACACCTATAAAGAAGTCAAAGATGAAACTGGCATCAAAGTGGGGGATACAATGATTGAAGCAGTATACTCGCCAGGGCATACGATCGGAAGTACCTCTTTTATTGTCGATCGGCACTATTTACTCACTGGGGACATTCTCTTTATTGATTCCATTGGGAGACCTGACTTAGCCGGTAAAGCAGAGGACTGGGTAGGGGACTTGCGGGAAACATTGTATTCAAGATATAAGAACCTTAACGATGACTTGATTGTCCTGCCGGCCCACTATATGACGATAAATGAAATGAATGATGACGGATCGATCTCACATCGTCTGAGAGACTTATATGAAGAGAATCATGGATTGAACATAGAGGACGAAGAGGAATTCAGAAAAACAGTCACAGAAAACCTCCCTCCTCAACCAAACAGCTATCAGAAAATCCGTGAAACGAATATGGGTAAAATCAATCCTGATGAAGATGCAAAACGTGAAATGGAAACAGGCCCAAATAGATGTGCCGTGCGCTGA
- a CDS encoding rhodanese-like domain-containing protein translates to MKTILSNEVNRRLSAGEQVNIIDVREPAEVLNGKIPTSTNIPLGLLEFRMNELDKKKEYIIVCQSGGRSSRAVKFLAYHGYEVTNLEGGMLAWEGKVE, encoded by the coding sequence ATGAAAACGATCCTGAGCAATGAAGTAAACCGGAGATTATCTGCGGGGGAACAAGTTAATATCATTGATGTACGGGAGCCGGCTGAAGTGCTGAATGGGAAAATCCCTACGAGCACCAATATTCCTTTAGGGTTGCTCGAATTTCGTATGAATGAATTGGATAAGAAAAAAGAATACATCATAGTCTGTCAATCAGGGGGCAGAAGCAGCCGTGCCGTGAAGTTTCTTGCTTATCACGGATATGAGGTCACCAACTTGGAAGGCGGTATGCTAGCATGGGAAGGGAAAGTTGAGTAA
- a CDS encoding YidH family protein — protein MNEINESKYIQQHLANERTFLAWIRTAIAIIGIGFLTTSLHFNSLQGNPVQDRIAAGISVISIFIGFAIIIGSTINYYRTRRHINTQTFVSADVFIKMMTVVATIVLLLVTVYFFSLN, from the coding sequence ATGAATGAAATAAATGAATCAAAATATATACAGCAGCACCTGGCTAATGAACGGACGTTCCTGGCTTGGATCCGTACAGCCATTGCCATAATCGGAATTGGATTTTTAACGACAAGTTTACATTTTAATTCCCTTCAAGGGAACCCTGTTCAAGATAGGATTGCCGCCGGAATAAGTGTGATTTCGATTTTCATCGGGTTTGCCATCATCATTGGCTCTACCATCAATTATTACAGAACTAGAAGGCATATCAATACACAAACATTCGTGTCAGCAGATGTCTTTATCAAAATGATGACAGTAGTGGCCACCATCGTCCTTTTACTTGTGACTGTTTATTTCTTTTCATTAAATTAA
- a CDS encoding rhodanese-like domain-containing protein: MLEFFGLIMLVILIYVYVLIKKPGKNIKQLSTSELKTTLGDKNRQFIDVRSPGEYNHGHIKQFKNMPLQSLHQTADTLNKDKEIIVICQSGMRSANACKILKKKGFTSVTNVKGGMNSWSH; the protein is encoded by the coding sequence ATGTTGGAATTTTTCGGATTAATTATGTTAGTCATACTTATCTATGTGTATGTATTGATCAAGAAACCAGGTAAGAATATCAAGCAACTATCTACAAGTGAATTGAAAACGACTTTAGGAGATAAGAACAGGCAATTCATCGATGTACGTTCACCAGGGGAATACAATCACGGGCATATTAAACAATTTAAAAATATGCCGTTACAATCGTTACATCAAACCGCTGACACTCTAAACAAAGACAAAGAAATCATTGTCATTTGTCAAAGTGGTATGAGAAGTGCAAATGCATGCAAAATTCTTAAAAAGAAAGGATTCACCTCTGTAACGAACGTTAAGGGAGGAATGAATTCCTGGTCCCATTAA
- a CDS encoding DUF1002 domain-containing protein, with product MKKLIGIILLCSLMVSGLQPASAADNDKASINEKFGLPIVVYGETLSSQQKKEVQKQLGMDEGTEVEEFTATGEDLVKYIDGENRNARMFSSAMITRKEKGEGLKVNIVTPENITEVTNSMYSNALLTAGVENAVVDVASPVKVSGHSALVGIYKAYDVSGEKLDTVRMEVANEELSVATELAKESGIDKEEVSKLLTEIKKEIAEQDPATKEEVEKIVEDKLQSLNIELSPEDRQLLIDLFEKMRSLDINFDNVQQQLDDLTKDIQTTIKDIVNDEGFGQKVSDFFTGLLEAIGNFFKSIKNLFG from the coding sequence ATGAAAAAGCTTATTGGTATCATCTTACTATGTTCATTAATGGTTAGCGGACTTCAACCGGCATCAGCTGCGGATAATGATAAAGCAAGCATTAATGAAAAATTCGGACTGCCCATCGTTGTATATGGAGAAACACTCTCCAGCCAGCAAAAAAAAGAGGTTCAAAAACAATTGGGTATGGATGAGGGAACTGAAGTGGAGGAGTTTACGGCCACTGGTGAGGATCTAGTGAAATATATTGACGGAGAAAACAGGAACGCCCGCATGTTCTCTTCAGCCATGATCACCCGTAAGGAAAAAGGTGAAGGATTAAAGGTAAATATTGTGACACCGGAGAATATTACCGAGGTTACGAATTCCATGTATTCAAATGCACTATTAACAGCTGGAGTCGAAAATGCAGTAGTGGATGTTGCCTCCCCGGTTAAGGTGAGCGGTCATTCCGCTTTAGTAGGTATTTATAAAGCGTATGATGTGAGTGGAGAGAAGCTTGATACGGTTCGGATGGAAGTGGCCAATGAAGAATTATCCGTTGCTACTGAACTCGCGAAGGAGTCAGGTATTGATAAGGAAGAAGTCAGTAAACTGTTAACCGAGATCAAAAAGGAAATTGCTGAACAAGATCCTGCGACGAAAGAGGAAGTCGAGAAGATCGTCGAAGACAAGCTCCAATCTTTGAATATAGAACTAAGTCCAGAGGATCGTCAGTTGTTGATCGATCTATTTGAAAAGATGAGATCCCTTGATATAAATTTTGATAATGTTCAACAGCAGCTGGATGACTTAACGAAGGATATTCAAACGACCATTAAGGATATTGTGAACGATGAAGGTTTCGGACAGAAAGTGTCAGATTTCTTTACCGGGTTATTAGAGGCAATTGGGAATTTCTTTAAATCAATCAAAAATTTATTTGGATAA
- a CDS encoding sensor histidine kinase, with translation MKNVNLTLNKKVSILLLSSLFLTIVFSFLFIHYLYKDLYIGTVKDSLLYQGQRTAAHYHYGDVSGNIKDKILWYNVISPYEVSVVENLDELGKSFPFLIDQKPLINRMDRKELAKGNHVMKEGYVDEFNRKVIGAVFPLMNEDKLMGYLFIYIPLAEMTEVFSKGIPILILAGVMFYFVLFLIIQSSLDSLFKPVREMQRFSNQVANGNFTERLEVTTKDEMAELALTFNSMVDSLQHQEDRKRQFLSNVAHELRTPLTYIGGYAKALTDRVQTNPEEIEKSLHLIQKESVRMQKLITELLELNKLEDAAFSLDIEPMVLSQFIMDSLTLIRPQAELKHIDIKHTLNEESIINGDPNRVMQVFYNILDNALKYSPERTSISIHSYEKDGKAVVKIKDHGIGIPGDSLSQIGERFYRSDLSRQRNTGGYGLGLSIAKEIMHKHKGSFSIESEEGKGTTVYLTFPLLEL, from the coding sequence TTGAAAAACGTAAACCTGACCCTCAATAAAAAAGTCTCTATCCTGTTGTTAAGCAGTTTATTTTTAACGATTGTCTTTTCGTTTCTTTTTATTCACTATCTCTACAAAGACCTTTATATAGGGACCGTGAAGGATTCACTCCTTTATCAGGGGCAGAGGACCGCTGCCCACTATCATTATGGGGATGTAAGCGGGAATATCAAGGACAAGATCCTCTGGTATAACGTCATCTCTCCCTATGAAGTATCGGTTGTGGAAAACCTTGATGAATTAGGGAAGAGCTTCCCTTTTCTAATTGATCAAAAGCCCCTCATCAACCGTATGGATCGAAAAGAATTGGCGAAGGGCAATCATGTCATGAAAGAAGGATATGTTGACGAATTCAATCGGAAAGTGATAGGAGCCGTTTTTCCACTTATGAATGAGGATAAGTTAATGGGATATTTGTTCATTTATATCCCTCTTGCTGAAATGACGGAAGTGTTCAGCAAAGGCATCCCCATTTTAATATTGGCAGGGGTCATGTTTTATTTTGTGCTTTTTTTGATCATTCAGTCTTCATTGGACTCCTTGTTCAAACCTGTCAGGGAAATGCAAAGGTTCTCTAATCAGGTGGCCAACGGAAACTTTACGGAGCGTCTGGAGGTCACCACTAAAGATGAAATGGCTGAACTGGCACTCACATTCAACAGTATGGTTGACTCTTTGCAGCACCAGGAGGATCGTAAGAGGCAATTCCTTTCAAATGTCGCCCATGAACTAAGGACTCCCCTCACGTACATCGGAGGGTATGCAAAAGCGTTGACCGACCGGGTACAAACAAATCCGGAGGAAATAGAAAAAAGCTTACACCTGATTCAGAAAGAGTCGGTGCGGATGCAGAAATTGATTACGGAACTCCTTGAATTGAATAAATTGGAAGATGCTGCATTTTCATTGGATATTGAACCGATGGTGCTGTCCCAATTCATTATGGACTCTTTAACACTGATCCGTCCGCAAGCAGAATTGAAGCATATAGATATTAAACATACTTTAAATGAGGAATCGATCATTAATGGAGATCCAAACCGGGTGATGCAGGTTTTTTACAATATTTTGGACAATGCCCTGAAATATTCCCCGGAACGGACCTCTATCTCCATCCACTCGTATGAGAAAGATGGTAAAGCGGTTGTGAAGATTAAGGATCATGGGATTGGCATTCCGGGAGACTCATTATCCCAAATAGGTGAACGATTCTACAGATCTGATCTGTCAAGGCAAAGGAACACCGGTGGGTATGGACTTGGTTTATCCATTGCCAAGGAAATCATGCATAAGCATAAAGGTTCCTTCTCCATCGAAAGTGAAGAAGGCAAAGGAACGACGGTATATCTAACGTTTCCTTTGCTGGAATTATAA
- a CDS encoding DsrE/DsrF/DrsH-like family protein: MSERKTTNIILFSGDYDKAMAAYIIANGAAAYDHEVTIFHTFWGLNALRKEEMVPVKKGFMEKMFGKMMPRGADKMGLSNMNFMGMGPKMIKGVMKKHNAMPLPDLIDMAREQEIKLVACTMTMDLLGLHKDELLEEIEYAGVAAYLADAEDGNVNLFI, translated from the coding sequence ATGTCAGAGAGAAAAACAACCAATATCATTCTATTTAGTGGAGATTACGATAAAGCGATGGCAGCCTACATCATTGCAAACGGTGCTGCAGCATATGATCATGAAGTAACGATTTTTCATACGTTCTGGGGATTGAATGCATTGAGAAAAGAAGAAATGGTACCCGTTAAAAAAGGATTCATGGAAAAAATGTTTGGTAAAATGATGCCTCGTGGAGCTGATAAAATGGGGTTATCAAATATGAATTTTATGGGCATGGGTCCAAAAATGATCAAAGGTGTCATGAAAAAGCATAATGCCATGCCTCTGCCTGATTTGATCGACATGGCAAGAGAACAGGAAATTAAATTGGTTGCATGTACCATGACCATGGATCTACTGGGTCTACACAAAGACGAACTGTTGGAAGAAATTGAATACGCTGGAGTAGCAGCTTATTTAGCAGATGCTGAGGACGGAAATGTGAACTTGTTCATCTAA
- a CDS encoding metal-sensitive transcriptional regulator: protein MEYNAQIKNRIKRVEGQLRGVVRMMEQGEDCKDVITQLSAAKTALDRSVGLIVSMNLVECVRDSHESGESTEALVKEAVNLLVKSR from the coding sequence ATGGAATACAATGCACAAATTAAGAATCGAATCAAACGTGTGGAAGGGCAGCTCCGGGGGGTTGTAAGAATGATGGAGCAAGGGGAAGATTGTAAAGACGTCATCACGCAGCTTTCCGCAGCCAAAACAGCTCTTGACCGATCCGTAGGTTTGATTGTTAGCATGAATCTTGTTGAGTGTGTAAGGGACTCCCATGAATCCGGGGAAAGTACAGAAGCACTCGTGAAAGAAGCGGTGAATTTATTAGTGAAAAGTCGATAA